The segment cttggacctaattgtaaaagtcacaaaaacataaaaatctcaaagaaaagggtaagaattgaactcacatatgtcaaagtatgaaaaaccagcagctttcaaacctcccatggcgtttttgctgaagaaaaatgatgatatctctagatttttcaaatttgtcttgttttatatgtttaatttataaaatttcccattttgcccttgtttctccttgtcttttttgctgattttcttgcccttgttccagcccatacaatttgggtccaattcccttttaaatccctcctttttaatcacttaaactatttaatcacaatttaataaatttcgcactattttcaatttagtcctttttaattaattgactaaccaaacgttaaaattttctaactaaactttaatactaacttaataacactccataaatatttataaaaatatttatgactcggtttataaatccgaggtctcgatacctcgttttcaaccaaatttacctgattaattcttttaaaatcgtaaaattcactaattaaaaataattcttttaagttcgcgcttggcctataattattatttgttaaaatttctaaacttactcgtctgatttagtgatctcgaatcactatttcCGACATcactgaaaaatttggctgttacactaatattataatatttattaaaataaaaggtaaaaaagaaatagaaagattAAGCCACAGTAATCGAAGATTACATAAATTTTCATAAAGAGTACGAGTTTATTTTACAATGTTTATTTCAATCATTGTTTAGAGTAGAGCAAAggtaaatataatattataaaaattaatataaataaaattaacattaaaataaattaatttaacaatatataataaataacttataaaaatattaataacattatttaaattacaatacATTAATATTAATATTCAAGCCATAATGATTTTctgtattttttaatattaaatatttttaacattaaaCAAATTTAACATAACTAATTCTAAATttgttatatatttttgaaaatattttgaattacattaatttctccatttttaggaaattaattaatgatgttaaataaaaataatgttataaaaatattataatgatAATATACACAATTGACTCATGCAATGCACCAAAATATAAACTAATATCCTCTAATttaaatataaacataaaataaaattataaaatgattaaatatatcaaaattttaaatacaaataataatacaatattaaatgtataatgttaaaaaataaaatatttcttgCTTAATAGTAAGACAGACATTTTGAAAGTTTAgagattttaaatttgaattccatCTTGTAAGTCTTAATTTcttaaagttttttttaaaaaaaattgaagttataacaattttgtaaaatcaatcattataaatattaaattaaataattaactaaTAAAAAATTACAATCTAAAATATCAAAGATTTCCAAAATTTCAAACTTACCATTAAACTTGAATGGAGAGTAAAACCATACATCTATAATTGTGGCTAAATTAATGATATTAAATTCttgtttttctattaaaatatgatAAGTACAAAAGGGTCAACAtagattttctttttcatttggcTTCAAAAGGTAAGGGGAAAAAAACAGTTGGTATTTTAATGGTTTTCCAGGAAAATGGAGGCCTTCCACTACTTTGCAAAACGAAACATATTTAATTTGGCTGGCAAAATGACAGGGAAATCACATAAAATCAGAATCCCATTTAAACATTCCCGAAAATACTCATTATTAATTAAATACATATATGGGTTCCTATATTGACACCTAATATGCCTAAACCAATTCCCTACCTCATTTAAAAAAGGTTTGGCCCTCAAAACATATAATCCTATACAGAAATCTGAAGTCCCCACCATGGAAATAGCCTTTTGTTTTCCATGGCCAGAGATGATGCCTTAAATGAGACAAATATTCAATGTGCAAGTGTCATGTATTTTCTTTCTCAGgaccatatacatacatttttgTTTGATTAGATAATATTATTTCTTTCGTACATGAGATAGAGTTCTTTTTTGAGGTGTGTAAATTATAAGATATGAGACTTAATCCCATATAAGAATTTTCTAATGAATTTAGACTCTCCAATTTTAATAACTAATTTTTGGAATGTGGTTCTCCAAAGATCTGTATTATAGAACAGATTTTACATGGCATTAACAGTCACTCGACAGGTAGCCTTATTTTCTTGGCCACTTCGTCCTTACAATATTCCCCGCTTTGGCGTTTGCTCGACTCCCGAATGCTTAATTGTCTCCTATAGAAAAAGTTTTGAGATTTTCAATGGTTGGTTTTCTAGAAGGGGTTTACAATTTTGCTGACGTCGAAACAAGCAATAAACACACCCCTTCTTTCTCTCTCCTTTGAATAAACAAAATATGAAAGTGAATTAATAAACGCGTTTTTTAATGAAGAAGGATTGTCGGTTTATATTAATTAAAGAATGGACCATaaataaaggaaaaataaaaaacgTTAATTGCCCATATCCCCCCTCCCCACGAAATGGTTCCCTCTTTACTACTATACCATATTTGCTTATTACCATTGCCTCCTGCCTTTCTTGAACCAGTCTTGGTCCACTCTTTCCTTTCCTTGacgtttctttttttcttttacttgTTTCTTCATCACCCTTTTCTTCACCAAATACATTTTCAGGAAAAAAAAGGGAGAAACTTTGTTCATTTGTAAATAGGTTGAGGAAATACTACAGAGAGATGCCTGAATGGGTTCAAATAACGGTAGCAGCAGTGGGCGTCGGAATCCTTTTGATGCTTTTGGTTGTGTTTATACTTCGGTGTTGTTACCGTAAAGATAATATTGACGACAACAGGGCTGTTGTTGGGACTGGAAATTTGCAAGACGGGATTTCTAGACTTCACCAGCCGAGTCTGCATCATCATCACGTTGATTTAGATATCAAGAGAAGAGGGAATTACTATGTTTTCCGACGTGGGGTTTCGGCAAAGCCTTTGTTTAATTGGGCTGATCATCCATCTCTCATCACCGATGCAGTTGAAAACGGATGGTCTCGTTTTGGCTTCACAAAATACACGTCGTCTCCATCTACGAGGTCTAGCCTGTTGGGATTATGTGCAGCTGGTGACTATGGAAGAGGGAACGATGTAGAGGTGAACTGGGAAGTATGCCAAGGATCGGCAGATTTCATGCAGAAGATTAGGCTAAATTCCGGGTCAAAGAAAGGGACTTTAAGCCATCATTCTATGGAGGCAGCATCTGTTATTAGAACAGCTTTGCCTTTGCCAGGGCCTTCTTTGGGGAACTCTGCCTTCCCTCAAGAGGCCTATTTCGAGATCACGATTTTATACTGTCCTGGAGATAATCGTGAGTCAAGCGGCAAACTAAGCGAAGGTGAGAAGACAAAACTCATCCAAGAAAACTCGAACTCGAAAGCAAGTTCAGAATCTTTGGTCCATGCTATCGGAAGTCATGATTTTAACACGATTGACGAATTAAAGCTTGCTACTATAGATGGTGGGAAAGGTGAAGCAGTAATGTTATCAGTGGGACTAACTGCAGGAGACTCTCTTCCTTTGAAGCTTCCTGGTAGTTATCCAGGATCCATTGGTTTCAATTCGGATGGTTCTGTCTATCTAGATGGTAactcaattttttaattttcaatacaTTTTATACATGAGAAATCCATTTTTTTATAAAGATTAATGGCGATTAAACACACTCCATTTACAGATAAAATAGTAGCTCAGAAGCTAGCCTTTGTGTTTATCAATAGAAAGAAAACTGGCAACTCTCCACCAATGAACAAATCTCTCAACTAAAAGGTCTCCAAAATTAGCCTGACCCTGAAGTAGTTGAGAGAAAGGCCCACTCTGCCACATTGTCATCATATATGTATAGAgaagtattattttattatttaggcTAAAGACCACTTAATTAGTTAATGGTGTCACCCTTCACTGTATCTTGAGTAGGTGTAAACTATTAGCCCCAAAAGATGCATCATTTTCCTCTAATTTATTGCTGTATTATCTGTAACTACAAAACATTAGGCTAAGCAGTTCAACTTTCTTAGTCACATGCCACTTCTTCATTaagcttttattatta is part of the Gossypium arboreum isolate Shixiya-1 chromosome 5, ASM2569848v2, whole genome shotgun sequence genome and harbors:
- the LOC108450736 gene encoding uncharacterized protein LOC108450736, producing MPEWVQITVAAVGVGILLMLLVVFILRCCYRKDNIDDNRAVVGTGNLQDGISRLHQPSLHHHHVDLDIKRRGNYYVFRRGVSAKPLFNWADHPSLITDAVENGWSRFGFTKYTSSPSTRSSLLGLCAAGDYGRGNDVEVNWEVCQGSADFMQKIRLNSGSKKGTLSHHSMEAASVIRTALPLPGPSLGNSAFPQEAYFEITILYCPGDNRESSGKLSEGEKTKLIQENSNSKASSESLVHAIGSHDFNTIDELKLATIDGGKGEAVMLSVGLTAGDSLPLKLPGSYPGSIGFNSDGSVYLDGIKLVFESEKEEWGKIEKVIGCGFDPRQKKVYFTLDSELVRVINCKTEEFGSPLYPTLAANDDVLVLVNFGQSAFAYGPANGQRTPNPCFIGPLVNSPAAALGYEDSKELFSMGRIDSQWFNRSTTKGSHNNGINYYSTSEFDEESEADLFEIILDSNGRSPNSVL